The region TGAAAGATCCAGTAATGCATTTACCAGTACTTATATGCAACAAACACCAAGGATCCCTGATGTACATAACTCTAAGAAAAAAGAAAGCAAGAACTTACAGGACTGGCGCTGGCCATGACCTACAGTGTAGTTCAGAAGTCTCAAACAAACTCACCTAGGTATGTTACAGGGATACACACGAGTGCAATTACATTCATACACAGGGAATATAAGGGACACATCACCCTCTAAATGATATGATCGTGATCTTTTGCTTTGACACATACAGTGGTGTTATTGTCTGCAATGCGAATGAATATATTCAGCTATTCAACTGATGAATATGACTTCTCTAAGATGTTAATGTGAAGTATGGAAGATCTACATTAAAGTCAATTGTATCCCTAAGAACAAACAAGGTATGAGCTAGGATGATACAACTGAACATACTAGTGAAGCTTCTTGTATTTGAGCAGAATGCCAAAAGTATAGTGAAGTGGTGAAGGGTAGTGACTAGCGCTAGGGCAAAGGAACATCTTAATATGTTTTTTTCACTGAGGACGAAGATGTTGTTGAAACGGCCTCCGTGTTTCTGCCTCCAGAACGGCTGTAACTGCTGCTTCCTTGAGAGGCACCATATTGCCCGCTGCTGGAACCATGTTGCGCACTGCTGGATCCATATTGACCACTGCTGGATCCATATTGACCACTGCTGGATCCATATTGACCACTGCTGGATCCATATTGACCACGGCTGGCACCTCCATAtgagctgctgcctcctccaacgCCATATCCACTTCCTCCACCTATTCCATATCCACCTCCTGCAGCAGCACCACcatatcctcctgctcctccagctGCAGACATAGTTGAGGAACCTCCACTGACAACAGCTAGGTTAAGAAATAGCAAGTATTAATTATATGTCAAACATTACTGACACAATAATCGTATTACTTTCATTATAGTGAAGAGCTATACTTACAGATGCTGACATTGTTGACTATTTGTCCAGACATTCTGAAAGAAAACCAAAAAGATGGGATTGTTCATTTTTTATACAAcgtttagattattattattactattacattttgaggctatgttcacactatgtatgtgtgcggctgtattttttatgcggcgtgaaatgtgcggctgaaactacggccgtgggaaaaaatagacatgcggctgaaaacatacggtcatttacttggaaatctggttcaactaagaataacaaataaaatctttagaaagtgatgcaaacacccctggatgcatctgggaaagcagggaaaccgtTTACAGCAATCgctattaccagggtttgcgatcctctgcagtaatgccgatgcctctcatggttaatatatttaattaataaaatacattttctttgtaataaagtccctttcgttgttcaataatttaatttaaacgaattcatcattttgcaattaaatctactgttaaaataaataaatatatatataaataaatgtatatttatatatatatttgttttttgacagtatatttatttgcacaatgatggattaatttaaattaaattattgaacaacaaaactgattttattacaacaaaaatgtgttttattaattaaatataaattattacccAACCCAATGATCAATGATAAAAATGGTACAGCAGGTATACTTGGTGTTGTCCTAtgataaaaataggggggacctggTCCACCAGCCGTTTGACAGCAAaaagggtgggaagagccatagTTTTAGATAAATCTTACCAGTTAAAAATATTAATGATATGAGCTAAcctttcctcttctccttccagCATGAATCTGTAGGTGGCAATTTCAACATCAAGAGCAAGTTTGACGTTCATGAGCTCCTGGTAGTCACGCAGTTGACGGGCTAGGTCTTCTTTGGCCTTTTGCAAGGCAGCTTCAAGTTCAGCCAACTTCTCTCTAGCATCTTTCAGAGCAAGTTCACCACGTTCCTCAGCTTCAGTAATGGATGACTGGCAAGCTGCAATCTGTTGAAATAATTTTCCATTATTTTCTTGATTCCCCAAATAATTACCAATCTTGTATTAAGTAAAAGTCAGCCATTTTTATCAATTGATTTGTGACCCACTAGGCCTACCTGCTTCTTGATACTCTCAATCTCAGACCTCAGCCTCTGGATCAAACGGTTAAGTTCTGAAATCTCACTCTTGGTGTTCATCAAGCTGTCACCTTGCTTTCCAGCGGCAGCTTGCAACTGCTTGTACTAATAGGAAAAGAGAACATCTTAACACCAGGAGCATGTCACATTTTATCTTGGCTTAATATAATAAATGTTATAGTGAAGGTATTGAATGCACAGGCATCGATCTTCATGAGTGGATGTTATGCAATAGGAGCTTCCATAGACTAATAATAAGGATGGGAgtaaatattaatataataaatatgtatttattttaatatttcacAATACACTGCCTAGGTTTCGACTTGCAATGGCAATCTATCTATAAGGAGTATTGGGTGTGGTCTAATTATATGTGACGATTTGTGTTTCTCTATGCATACGTTAACAGGTGGAGGACACTAACCTTGTTGTCATATAATGCTTCTGCTTCTGCTCTGCTTCTCTGTGCAATCTGTTCATATTGATTCTTAATctcatcaatgatgttgtgtaggTCCAGGTTCCGGTTGTTATCCATGGACAGAACAACAGAGGTGTCACCAACTGATGCTTGTGTTTGTGAGAGCTCCTGCAGACCATGCAAAGAATAATTCATACAGTCAAAGGATAAAATTCTAAACTACAAAAGAGTGTTCAAATCAATGTTATGCCATTTAAAATgataaatttgtaaaaaaaaaaaaaaaaatactatttgtTTTAGCCAGATTTAGATTTCTTTTAATATTTAACCATTTAACAGGAAAAGAAATTATAACAGAAAACTCACTGCATCATATAGGGCTCTCAGGAAGTTCAGTTCTTCTGTCAGGCCATCAACCTTGCATTCCAGATCTACCTTGTTCATGTATGCAGCGTCTACATCCTGTAATAGAATAACAGTCACTGTAGAATTCAACCATCATCCCGTAATCTTTAGCTTCCATAACTTGTTTCCATTAATACATGGatcctgcggccctccagctgttgcaaaacattagtttccatcatggctggacagccgaaactttagctttggctgtctaggcattatgagaattgtaattttgcaacagctggagggccaagattCTCTATCCCAGGCTTAATACATGAAATAAAACATTGAATTAGCTTGAACACAACTTACCTTCTTAAGCACAACAAACTCATTCTCTGCTGCAGTGCGCTTGTTGATTTCATCTTCATATCTGTAGAAGATACCAATATAATGTAAAAAGGCAAATCCAAGTTTGCTTTACACAAGTGTTTCGGTAAACATTTGTAATACGGATTAGCAAAACATATGTAAAAAGATGAAATTAGAGCAGTAGGTGACCACTGGATAGTCAGTAATCCATCAGTACGCAGGAAGTTGAACTGCATAAGAATGACATTCTGAAAAATGGctacaatacatatatactgaTGCAATACTGGTCACATAGTGGATGAAAGTAGTTCCTATTGTATTTGTTAAAATTTAAATGTTATAAGTTATATGCTTATGTGAATAGACAAATGGATTAACATTCGCTGTGTGTTATAAAGCTAACTCCTACTTCTACATGAAACTATGGATCAActacatatacacaatacagattaTTTTCTTACAAGGTGTTCCAGTTTTGTTTCcatattttaagttgttcatttTCCAcccatatatgtaaaaaaaatttttgtcaaaagttttttttatggtacTGTTTTTGTAAAGATCCTAAAATAtggatgtaaaaaaaatggaaaaacatgCACATGTGAACTATGCAGAAAGAGAGCTTCTTTTTAAGTAACATGGAAATCATCAAAAGTGTAAGCTACAATGCCATCATACTTTTTCTTGTAGTCCTCCACCATTTCTTGCATGTTCTTCAGTTCATTCTCTAGACGGCTCCTCTCGCTTACTATACTGTCGAGCTGTTTCTTCAAGCTGCTAATAAAGTTTTCAAAAAGGGGTTCTAAGTTGTTCCTTTTGGTAACTCCCTTTGATCCTTGTTCTTGTAAGAGACGCCATTTTGTTTCTAATACCTGGTTTTGCTGTTCCAAGAATCTAACCTACAAATGAAATGGAAGGCAAGCTTATACTTTGATACCATCATGTCAAAAACATTGTTGTTATGCACAATTATATTCAAAGCACTGTCTATAATATCCATATATAGTTATGTATTACACTGATTCATTTTTATCTGTAGCTTTCTTAAGTCTTACCTTGTCAATGAATGTTGCAAATTTGTTGTTGAGGACTTTAATCTGTTCCCTTTCTTCAGTTTTTACTTTTTGAATGGCTGGGTCTATTTCTACATTAAGTGGTTGCAAAAGGCTTTGGTTGATGGTGACTTCCTGGATTCCACCAGGTGGGCAAACAGGGAAAGGATGGTCAGCTCCAGGTCCGCCAAATCCTCCAGGGCCTCCACCAAATCCTCCTGCACCAAaccctcctgctcccccaccgAATCCCGCACCACCACCGAATCCTCCTGCACCAGCACCGAATCCTCCTGCACCAGCACCGAATCCTCCTGCACCACCACCAAATCCACCTGCACCACCACCAAAGCCTCCTGCACCACCACCATATCCTCCCCCAACTCGAGTGCTGCTTGCGCTAATCGAAATTCTCTTATTTCCTCCAAGAAATAGACTTCTTGATCCAAAGCCAGAAGTACGAGAGCCACCCGATCTTCCTCCGCCAACTGAGCAGGAGCTAAAGCCCTTgcttccaccaccaccacttttAATATTTTGCATGTAAGCCATAATGGATTCTGAAAAAATGAAGTTGAAAGGGAACAAAGAGAACAGGTAAGGTGAAGGAGTGTGGGCCCCTTTGCGTTCAGAGACAGTAGTCTCCCTTTTTATCTGTTTGAAATGTTGGGCTTGGTTGCATGGGTGTCAAAAGACCAGTTTAATGCAATAGTGGGTTTGGCAAAGCTGGCAACCACCCATCAATCTGCTTAACTGATCACACCTATGGAAAATATTGCTTTGCTTGCACTGCTCAATCTCAGTAATCTATTTTCTGTATCTGACTATGTGAATGCTTATATCAAGAAATTGTACAGTATATTAATATTCTTATACTACATAAAGGAATAAGCCCCAAGGGTTTCAATGCCATATTCTCACGATCATTAAACATAATTTTCAATTGGATTTTAACATACAGTTGAACATAATGAGTAAAGCAAGACACCTGTATTTAGGACACTTACATACTAATGAGATTAATGTTAATTATCCAGACGTTTATGTAATAACTTGCATTAATCTAATATGTCtacagtagggatgagcgaaccgaactttcaaaaagtttgtgacgaagttcgttaaaatcgcaacgacgtcgcaaaactgtactttaatcagagaatagaaaagGCTACAAGGGAtttttactcctataatcctttgtatactgttattatgtgaatatcaaggtgtgtgacgtcactccaggaacaggaagtgcctgagcgtccatgttctttctcattgtgtgtctagactgcagagagagagaaggtgtacgttaggcagagagggaaaacacatagattacatatcaaaacaactggataagtacagggagagatagagaaggagtatatattgtttgtgacagAAGCCGGAgagagaaagataaaaaaaaaaaatcgcaagatacagggaaagcttgataagctcatacatagtgaaagaggctgagaaatcaagagttaggtagagagagggagagatagccatctaactcaaaaatcgtgatatctagggagagatagggagataaaaaaaagaaatagggagagaaaagtgagaagaatcactcaggagtcaggacacgtagcattgaaccagctactgttccgtgacagagaggagacgctagacgtctgtttgttgtaggtgacgctaagtcagcgcctcacaaaagctgtccgtttgtgctctgctggttgccgttaaccccggctagctgcccgcaacccaaaaagtttttcaaaaaccttaaaaaaaaaaaattggtttgtttgttatcagctgttctaggcgacgctaagtcagcgcctcacaaaagctgtccgattgtgctctgctggttgccgttaaccccggctagctgcccacaaccaaaaaagtttaaaaaaaacccttaaaaaaaaaaaattggtttgcttgttatcagctgttctaggtgacgctaagtcagcgcctcacaaaagctgtccgtttgtgctcttctggttgccgtcaaacctctctagccacccgcaaccaaaaaagtaaaaaaaaaccttaaaaaaaaaataaaaaaaagtttgtttttgtttgtttgtttgtgatcagctgttctctttgaggcaaagtcagcgccccacaaaagctgtccgtttgtactctgctggttgccgtcaaacccctctagccacccgcaaccaaaaaagtttaaaaaaaaaacttaaaaaaaaaaaaaaaaaagttggtttgtttgtttgtttgtgatcagctgttctatttgaggcgaagtcagcgccccacaaaagctgtccgtttgtgctctgctggttgccctcaaacccctctagccaccggcaaccaaaaaagtaaaaaaaaaaaaaccttcaataaaaataaaaagtttgtttgtttgtttgtttgtgatcagctgttctatttgaggcgaagttagcgccccacaaaagctgtctgtttgtgctctgctggttgccgtcaaacccctctagccacccgcaaccaaaaaagtaaaaaaaaaaaaacttaaaaaaaataaaaaaagttggtttgtttgtttgtttgtgatcagctgttctatttgaggcgaagttagcgccccacaaaagctgtctgtttgtgctctgctggttgccgtcaaacccctctagccacccgcaaccaaaaaagtaaaaaaaaaaaaacttaaaaaaaataaaaaaagttggtttgtttgtttgtttgtgatcagctgttctatttgaggcgaagtcagcgccccacaaaagctgtccgtttgtgctctgctggttgccgtcaaacccctctagccacccgcaaccaaaaaaagttaaaaaaaaaccttaaaaaattttttaaaaaagtttgtttgtttgtttgtttgtttgtgatcagcttgttgtatttgaggcgaagtcagcgccccacaaaagctgtctgtttgtgctctgctggttgccgtcaaacacctctagccacccgcaaccaaaaaagttaaaaataaaaaaaaaaattttttggggggggataacctgtaaatttctcctttgctgggtgcctccaacccacaaagcaatagtcactgaaaatttgtgccttctgcccaatagattatttatttttcaaaatttacaccaaccaaagaactatgtccaagcgtcctacttccagcacttcccaggcaaggactgcaacggcaggcggtgaggataggagaagtggcagcaccaggcccagcggcagctggggcaacaggcgtggcagcatggtgcagctaccccagacacccagtggttctgtaagaaccacacagccagcggttctagattggcttacccaatcctccacttccaccgcccaaagctcccaaacgaggtcggctggatcatccgacaccactcttacatgggagggtcagcgatagtcctctgccccgtcccctgttatgactatgccacccacctctggggcaccttctgccagggaactgttggcaaatcttgatctgcctttggattctctaccactttttagtgatgatgaggaagaggatgaggtagtccaccaaaggcagcaggtggaacgtgcagagactgcagaggaggtggttgctgtaagccagggaggggcatccagtgccacacctgagatcctgtcccagccattggaggacagtagcagtggtggtgatgatgatgtcgccgatcggacatggcgcccccaagcaccattatcctcagtgtcatcaggggaggaaagtgaggtgctaccgaagcagcaacatcccactgctgcaaggaagcgaggcacaagagggaggggtagaagacaatctaccaggcagagtccattacctccaagccttggtcctgagaggggaccctcaggctgcagtggcagccaacaggccgcaagaccccccgtggctggcagcaaaccacggtcctctgtcgtctggcagttctttcggctggggacagataagcacatcgctctgtgcctgctgtgcaacgagagggtcagtcgtggcaggggtgataatcttgggacaacatccatgaggaagcacaaggaaaggcaacaccaacaggcctggaaaaaacgtgaccccaataccacctcctgtcagaatgcaccatacactgcaaatcccatcatgcagcagcctcgtcagcctcagttgccagcagcagcacagtctcactgccatgtacacccctaatgaggcagcaatccctgaccgagaaACTgtccggacacctggttaagctgctggtgctttagtccctgccatttaatcttgtggactcccagcctttcagggatttcgtggcgtgtgcgcaccccagatggcgagtccccagccgccactacttctcgagcaaagctgtcccatcactgcacagttatgtgaagagaaaggttggcg is a window of Dendropsophus ebraccatus isolate aDenEbr1 chromosome 5, aDenEbr1.pat, whole genome shotgun sequence DNA encoding:
- the LOC138792582 gene encoding keratin, type II cytoskeletal 4-like, whose protein sequence is MAYMQNIKSGGGGSKGFSSCSVGGGRSGGSRTSGFGSRSLFLGGNKRISISASSTRVGGGYGGGAGGFGGGAGGFGGGAGGFGAGAGGFGAGAGGFGGGAGFGGGAGGFGAGGFGGGPGGFGGPGADHPFPVCPPGGIQEVTINQSLLQPLNVEIDPAIQKVKTEEREQIKVLNNKFATFIDKVRFLEQQNQVLETKWRLLQEQGSKGVTKRNNLEPLFENFISSLKKQLDSIVSERSRLENELKNMQEMVEDYKKKYEDEINKRTAAENEFVVLKKDVDAAYMNKVDLECKVDGLTEELNFLRALYDAELSQTQASVGDTSVVLSMDNNRNLDLHNIIDEIKNQYEQIAQRSRAEAEALYDNKYKQLQAAAGKQGDSLMNTKSEISELNRLIQRLRSEIESIKKQIAACQSSITEAEERGELALKDAREKLAELEAALQKAKEDLARQLRDYQELMNVKLALDVEIATYRFMLEGEEERMSGQIVNNVSISVVSGGSSTMSAAGGAGGYGGAAAGGGYGIGGGSGYGVGGGSSSYGGASRGQYGSSSGQYGSSSGQYGSSSGQYGSSSAQHGSSSGQYGASQGSSSYSRSGGRNTEAVSTTSSSSVKKTY